In one Ferrimicrobium acidiphilum DSM 19497 genomic region, the following are encoded:
- a CDS encoding EAL domain-containing protein, translating to MIRRSVLRVSSLRSWVMAAAVGLISAMALIAGLWLHASIAQSVKASSIAVATDANASVSARLTREFDAVVAQVHFVGYVAFQSPPQTLSGVQLGQVFTHLVRSVPDLHSLAIIGPSHRVLWSYGTLGSSSRLEVLPVPQYSHLAVGHLVASRGQLEQQVIYQVRGRDGDILGAVAGEVVLDNPLDATASQATYLEQHGAPTIAIRANNMTVEPPPKRYIPLSVVSRTTPSVTLVSGISPALLNETIGQAFFGPMVVLGLAWLLLVGLAVFGVELIALAEGNQMRSSRNAQAADLLRSLTQKVLDHDDLHTLFLDVCQLLRVFTGAVQVVTQFSPRDGSPWCVDTSSSHDERVWPMELMNQGLDDHDRRWAEVSVDGVGDVLIWGFGGYGGQGHLMVVNPTPEGKVQVSGVNLGVLDIGVDRAETVIQRNLMAAAVEAVDAGVAIFSRWGSLQWANSVWYALLGAESNASANCLLTELAGGDLAPQIAAYLEEIALNPESRLAIESPFYTGSDGVQFWGSLVLSTVIDERTGVVANIVALLRDATEAHEATQSLAFQLDHDSLTGTLSRAALEAKAESLISASPALTQPFAIAIIDVDNFKLVNDTWGHAVGDKLLHDLGRRIQSCLGDSHSVGRFGGDEFILIFCLSAARVDECADAIDRALVQPFVIDGDLSVVVRASMGVARYPGDAKTLDSLLREADRSLYHVKGSKSFGARWWLCRSDLEVSETLEQDPWSSESAQQLDRYSMVWDTLTGVIGTRLRERIDTSSIPAVNSASNDWVMLHCSLLREVLEPSATPTTMGEQLEVVGAELEVASANKELLSLTSSMVPSAFLDDGVGPAIAGHERRLVLEVVRRRFEWLVEGEREAMTGVRATYLAGAMGASLTSHGSWDSFLNATLDGVAGLPAVRGVVFISYDSHDGELRYVGGALAAELRSWMSSSEEAPAIFDPSSPTGPGDGALAWETNAIVSVGDVQTAERYRPWRSVIKRLGFRSLSIIPVMVGVQAIGLCVIYGAYTDQFHGRTPEEFLEALQRSLEGGWTRYKSSVGALSGQKAQRYRKALAVGGLREHLQPLLDLRTGTVTRAELLARLEVGDDRLAQPGEFLPAFGSRELGHLFVESLIRATALQESWGAAGLELGCSINLPGSVLLDSRLAQVIEAARQRRGGDLTWLTLELLEGEHLTPEATEILRELAADGIEFAIDDLGSGYSNLDRLVDLPFTQVKLDRSIVQRLWSHPLSTLAIVDGVVQAGHEANRTVVFEGIERLELLEVAQILSADFAQGFVIAKPMPAKEVESWLAKFTLPEASPNESASVFGARIRSVLGALAYVWREVHQHGDGLPNDWRDCPVDTYLGRTFGAMSPMMVLHRRLHHEGLAISETYQRLSAELDRCQRGLLSGSAVAGAVSRDELIID from the coding sequence GTGATCAGACGATCAGTGTTGCGTGTGTCGAGTCTTCGAAGTTGGGTGATGGCTGCTGCGGTCGGCCTAATCAGCGCCATGGCACTGATCGCTGGGTTATGGCTGCACGCTTCGATCGCACAGTCGGTCAAGGCGAGCAGCATTGCGGTGGCTACGGATGCGAACGCCAGCGTCTCTGCTCGTCTTACTCGTGAGTTCGATGCGGTCGTAGCCCAGGTTCATTTTGTAGGCTATGTTGCTTTTCAGTCGCCACCGCAGACGCTCTCTGGTGTACAACTTGGGCAGGTGTTTACGCATTTAGTGAGGTCCGTACCGGACCTACATAGCTTGGCAATCATTGGCCCTAGCCATCGTGTGCTCTGGAGCTATGGCACACTTGGTTCATCCTCTAGGCTTGAGGTGCTGCCCGTGCCCCAATACTCTCACTTGGCGGTTGGACATCTGGTCGCCAGCCGAGGTCAACTTGAACAGCAGGTAATTTACCAGGTGAGAGGGAGGGACGGGGATATCTTAGGGGCTGTAGCTGGCGAGGTAGTGCTTGACAATCCACTCGATGCCACCGCCTCACAGGCGACCTATCTTGAGCAGCACGGGGCGCCAACGATCGCTATTAGGGCCAACAATATGACGGTAGAGCCTCCACCAAAGCGCTATATACCGCTATCTGTCGTTTCGCGGACGACACCTAGTGTCACGTTGGTCTCCGGGATCTCTCCAGCGCTACTCAATGAAACCATCGGCCAAGCATTCTTTGGACCGATGGTTGTGTTGGGGTTGGCCTGGTTGCTTCTGGTTGGATTGGCCGTCTTTGGCGTCGAACTGATCGCTTTGGCTGAGGGAAATCAGATGCGAAGTAGCCGCAATGCTCAGGCTGCCGACCTGCTCCGGAGCTTGACACAGAAGGTCCTAGACCATGACGATCTCCACACCTTGTTCTTAGACGTCTGCCAGCTGTTGAGAGTATTCACCGGTGCCGTCCAGGTTGTGACCCAGTTCTCCCCTCGTGATGGCTCTCCGTGGTGTGTCGACACCAGCAGTAGCCACGACGAGCGAGTGTGGCCTATGGAACTGATGAACCAAGGCCTTGACGACCATGATCGTCGTTGGGCCGAGGTATCCGTTGATGGGGTCGGTGACGTGCTCATCTGGGGGTTTGGTGGATACGGTGGACAGGGCCATCTAATGGTGGTGAATCCGACGCCAGAAGGTAAGGTTCAAGTGAGTGGGGTCAACCTTGGAGTGCTCGACATCGGTGTAGATCGTGCCGAAACCGTCATTCAACGTAATTTGATGGCCGCCGCCGTAGAGGCTGTCGATGCTGGTGTCGCTATATTTTCTCGGTGGGGATCGCTGCAGTGGGCGAATTCGGTCTGGTACGCCTTGCTTGGAGCCGAGAGTAACGCGAGTGCAAATTGCCTGCTAACTGAGCTTGCCGGCGGAGACCTTGCCCCACAGATAGCGGCCTATCTCGAAGAGATTGCGCTGAATCCAGAGAGCAGGCTGGCTATTGAGTCTCCCTTCTATACAGGGTCAGATGGGGTGCAGTTCTGGGGATCACTCGTTCTGTCGACGGTGATTGATGAGCGGACGGGAGTCGTCGCCAACATAGTAGCACTGCTAAGGGATGCGACCGAGGCCCACGAGGCGACGCAATCCTTGGCCTTTCAGCTCGACCACGATTCTCTGACTGGGACCCTTTCCCGAGCTGCACTCGAGGCCAAAGCCGAGTCGCTCATCTCAGCCAGCCCTGCTCTGACACAGCCCTTTGCTATCGCGATAATCGACGTTGATAACTTCAAGTTAGTGAATGATACCTGGGGGCATGCAGTCGGGGATAAGCTCCTCCACGACCTAGGGCGTCGAATCCAGAGCTGCCTCGGGGACTCGCACAGCGTTGGTCGATTTGGTGGAGATGAGTTTATTCTCATCTTCTGTCTCAGTGCCGCAAGAGTGGACGAGTGTGCGGATGCCATCGATAGAGCACTGGTTCAGCCGTTCGTGATCGACGGAGATCTATCTGTCGTGGTACGAGCGAGCATGGGGGTGGCCAGGTACCCCGGAGACGCCAAGACACTTGACAGCCTACTCAGGGAGGCGGACCGCTCCCTTTATCACGTGAAGGGCTCAAAGTCATTTGGTGCACGCTGGTGGCTGTGCCGATCTGACCTCGAGGTCTCCGAGACTTTAGAGCAAGACCCGTGGTCGAGCGAGAGCGCACAACAGCTTGATAGGTATTCAATGGTCTGGGATACGCTTACCGGAGTCATCGGGACCAGACTTCGTGAGCGTATCGATACTAGCTCTATACCAGCTGTCAATTCAGCCAGCAACGATTGGGTGATGTTGCATTGTTCCCTGTTGCGTGAGGTGCTTGAGCCGAGCGCCACACCTACGACGATGGGCGAGCAGCTAGAGGTTGTGGGAGCTGAACTCGAGGTAGCCAGTGCCAACAAAGAACTCTTGTCGTTGACCAGCTCCATGGTGCCATCGGCGTTTCTCGACGACGGCGTTGGGCCGGCCATAGCCGGTCATGAACGTCGACTTGTGTTGGAGGTGGTGAGGCGTCGATTCGAATGGCTTGTCGAAGGCGAGCGCGAGGCGATGACCGGTGTGCGGGCCACCTATCTTGCCGGGGCTATGGGTGCGTCATTGACGAGTCATGGATCTTGGGACTCTTTCCTCAACGCTACCCTTGATGGAGTTGCGGGGTTGCCAGCGGTACGCGGAGTGGTCTTCATCTCCTATGACTCTCACGATGGTGAGCTCCGTTATGTCGGGGGAGCGTTGGCCGCCGAGTTGCGATCTTGGATGAGCAGTTCAGAGGAGGCACCGGCGATCTTTGATCCATCATCGCCGACGGGTCCCGGAGACGGTGCGTTGGCTTGGGAGACGAACGCCATCGTGAGTGTTGGTGATGTGCAAACCGCCGAGCGTTATCGCCCGTGGAGGTCAGTGATCAAGCGCCTCGGCTTTCGATCACTGAGCATCATCCCGGTTATGGTGGGAGTTCAGGCCATCGGTCTATGCGTTATCTACGGGGCGTACACGGATCAGTTCCATGGGCGGACTCCTGAGGAGTTCCTAGAGGCGTTACAACGAAGTCTCGAGGGAGGTTGGACTAGGTATAAGTCCAGCGTCGGTGCGCTTAGCGGTCAGAAGGCGCAACGTTATCGAAAGGCTTTAGCCGTCGGAGGATTGCGAGAGCATCTGCAACCGTTGCTTGACCTTCGAACCGGAACTGTGACCCGAGCGGAGCTTTTGGCCCGCCTCGAGGTAGGCGATGATCGGCTAGCTCAACCTGGGGAGTTTCTGCCTGCATTCGGATCTCGAGAGCTTGGCCACCTGTTTGTCGAGTCATTGATTCGTGCTACTGCGCTGCAGGAGTCCTGGGGTGCCGCTGGTTTGGAGTTGGGATGCTCGATCAATCTGCCAGGCTCAGTGCTACTCGATTCACGGCTAGCTCAGGTAATAGAGGCTGCCCGTCAACGTCGTGGTGGAGATCTCACCTGGCTTACGCTCGAGCTCCTAGAGGGTGAGCATCTAACGCCGGAGGCGACAGAGATCCTCAGGGAGTTGGCAGCGGATGGGATTGAGTTCGCGATCGACGATCTTGGCTCTGGTTACTCCAACCTAGATCGGCTGGTCGACCTTCCGTTTACACAGGTGAAACTCGATCGTTCCATAGTTCAGCGCCTTTGGAGTCATCCGCTCTCGACGCTTGCGATTGTGGACGGTGTCGTCCAGGCGGGCCATGAGGCGAACCGAACCGTGGTTTTTGAGGGGATAGAGCGACTCGAGCTCCTTGAGGTCGCGCAGATTCTCTCAGCTGATTTTGCGCAGGGTTTTGTGATCGCGAAACCGATGCCGGCCAAGGAGGTCGAGTCTTGGCTTGCCAAGTTTACCCTCCCGGAGGCGTCGCCGAATGAGTCAGCATCAGTCTTCGGAGCTAGGATCAGGTCGGTTCTCGGGGCGCTTGCCTATGTCTGGCGCGAGGTTCACCAGCATGGTGATGGACTTCCGAATGATTGGAGAGATTGTCCGGTTGACACCTACCTAGGGCGAACATTCGGAGCGATGTCGCCTATGATGGTGCTGCATCGCAGACTCCATCATGAGGGACTGGCTATCTCTGAGACCTATCAACGTCTCAGTGCTGAACTCGACCGTTGTCAGCGCGGTCTGCTCTCTGGCTCGGCTGTGGCTGGGGCCGTGTCACGAGATGAGCTAATCATTGATTGA
- a CDS encoding anthranilate synthase component I family protein: MSFDEFQRSAEKHSLVALTQTLLVDTITPVAAFDALVGADGDGFIFESVDQVGRWSRFSFVGRSPLGRVVVRHGSIETLGHLPVQPVNGEGIFDYLERLTAALSMEPLDPIPFAGGLLGYLGYDVVREIEPTVGETVVDDLELPDVLLNLVGELAVFDHWSQTVTLVVNVLLDPGRDRRDQYDEATADLKQLADDFCQIRSDLGPNLISTPQGAERALLDDASTVSYEAIVERAKEYILAGDIFQVVLSRRFDFPLLADSLSLYRALRITNPSPYMYLLQAREVTVVGSSPEALVTADRNGSVMVRPIAGTRPRGASDDEDARYIEELKEDPKERAEHIMLVDLARNDVGKVAEFGSVEVANLMIPELFAKVIHLTSEVVGRLSVGVSHVSLLKATLPAGTLSGAPKVRAMQIIDELESTRRGVYGGVVGYFSAHGSLDFAIAIRTVVVDPAGVCHLQVGAGIVVDSIGSNEAAETVSKAAAVARAVMVARGLTGRVRLG; the protein is encoded by the coding sequence ATGAGCTTCGACGAGTTCCAGCGATCGGCGGAGAAGCACTCGCTGGTGGCACTAACACAGACGTTGTTGGTCGATACGATTACGCCGGTTGCTGCCTTTGATGCCCTCGTTGGGGCTGACGGTGACGGTTTTATCTTTGAGTCAGTCGATCAGGTAGGACGATGGTCGCGCTTCTCTTTCGTTGGTCGCTCTCCGTTGGGCCGAGTAGTGGTGCGTCATGGATCGATCGAGACCCTTGGCCATCTGCCGGTGCAGCCAGTGAACGGGGAGGGGATCTTTGACTACCTTGAACGGCTGACCGCGGCTCTCTCGATGGAGCCGCTGGATCCGATTCCTTTTGCGGGTGGACTACTCGGTTATCTTGGTTATGACGTGGTTCGTGAGATCGAACCCACGGTTGGCGAGACGGTTGTCGATGATCTCGAGCTGCCAGATGTACTCCTTAACCTCGTCGGTGAACTTGCAGTCTTTGACCACTGGTCCCAGACGGTGACCCTGGTGGTCAACGTCCTTCTTGATCCGGGGCGCGATAGGCGTGACCAGTATGACGAAGCTACTGCAGATTTAAAGCAGCTGGCGGATGATTTTTGCCAGATTCGCTCGGACTTGGGACCAAACTTGATCTCCACCCCCCAAGGAGCCGAACGTGCGTTGCTCGACGACGCCTCAACCGTCTCCTATGAGGCGATCGTTGAACGTGCCAAGGAGTATATCCTTGCAGGTGATATCTTCCAAGTTGTGCTCTCACGTCGTTTCGACTTCCCACTGCTTGCTGATTCCCTCTCGCTCTATCGGGCATTACGTATTACCAACCCAAGTCCTTATATGTACCTACTCCAGGCACGCGAGGTTACTGTGGTTGGGAGTTCACCCGAAGCACTGGTCACCGCTGATCGCAACGGATCGGTGATGGTTCGCCCCATCGCTGGTACCCGTCCCAGAGGGGCGAGCGATGACGAAGATGCGCGCTACATCGAGGAGCTCAAGGAGGACCCGAAGGAGCGTGCTGAGCACATAATGTTGGTTGATCTAGCGCGAAATGATGTCGGTAAAGTTGCTGAGTTTGGCTCCGTAGAGGTGGCTAACCTTATGATTCCAGAACTTTTTGCAAAGGTGATCCACTTGACTAGCGAGGTGGTAGGGCGCTTAAGTGTTGGGGTAAGTCACGTCTCGCTGTTGAAGGCTACATTGCCTGCTGGAACCCTCAGTGGTGCGCCCAAGGTCAGGGCTATGCAGATCATTGACGAGCTTGAGAGCACACGGCGTGGCGTCTATGGAGGTGTGGTCGGATATTTCAGCGCTCACGGCAGCCTCGATTTTGCTATCGCTATACGCACCGTCGTCGTCGATCCGGCGGGAGTCTGTCACCTGCAGGTAGGTGCTGGAATCGTGGTCGATTCGATTGGCTCGAATGAGGCGGCCGAGACCGTTTCGAAGGCGGCCGCGGTAGCCAGGGCGGTGATGGTCGCCAGAGGTCTTACGGGGCGAGTGCGACTGGGATAG